Proteins found in one Pseudochaenichthys georgianus chromosome 13, fPseGeo1.2, whole genome shotgun sequence genomic segment:
- the LOC117456948 gene encoding vacuolar protein sorting-associated protein 26B-like yields the protein MSFFSFGQSAEIDVVLNDAETRKKAEHKSEDGKKDKYFLFYDGETVSGKVNVTLKNPGKRLEHQGIKIEFVGQIELYYDRGNHHEFVSLVKDLARPGEITQSQTFDFEFTHVEKPYESYTGQNVKLRYFLRATVTRRLNDISKEMDIVVHTLSTYPELNSSIKMEVGIEDCLHIEFEYNKSKYHLKDVIVGKIYFLLVRIKIKHMEIDIIKRETTGTGPSVYHENDTIAKYEIMDGAPVRGESIPIRLFLAGYDLTPTMRDINKKFSVRYYLNLVLIDEEERRYFKQQEITLWRKGDVVRKSMSHQAAIASQRFEGSAASESALEQAAREESG from the exons ATGAGTTTCTTTAGTTTTGGGCAAAGTGCAGAAATAGATGTTGTCCTGAATGACGCTGAAACGCGGAAGAAAGCTGAACATAAAAGTGAAGATGGAAAGAAAGATAAATACTTTCTTTTCTATGATGGCGAGACTGTCAGTGGAAAGGTGAATGTGACACTGAAGAACCCCGGAAAGAGGCTGGAGCACCAGGGCATCAAAATTGAATTTGTTGGCCAAATAG AGCTGTATTACGACAGAGGAAACCATCATGAGTTTGTTTCCCTGGTGAAAGATCTTGCAAGACCGGGTGAAATAACTCAATCGCAAACCTTCGACTTTGAGTTCACTCATGTGGAAAAACCGTACGAGTCCTACACAGGCCAGAACGTCAAACTAAG ATATTTTCTTCGTGCCACGGTGACCAGACGACTAAATGACATCAGTAAAGAGATGGACATTGTGGTCCACACACTGAGCACCTACCCTGAACTCAACTCCTCCATTAAAATGGAAGTTGGCATTGAGGACTGTCTGCACATTGAGTTTGAGTACAACAAATCCAA GTACCATCTGAAAGATGTAATTGTGGGGAAGATCTATTTCCTGCTGGTGAGGATTAAGATTAAGCACATGGAGATTGACATCATCAAGCGTGAGACAACAGGCACTGGCCCCAGTGTGTACCACGAGAACGACACCATCGCCAAATACGAGATCATGGACGGTGCTCCGGTCAGGG GAGAGTCCATTCCCATCCGGTTATTTCTGGCTGGTTATGATCTGACTCCCACGATGCGAGACATCAACAAGAAGTTCTCTGTGCGCTACTACCTGAACCTGGTGCTGATCGACGAGGAGGAGAGACGCTACTTCAAACAGCAG GAAATCACACTGTGGAGGAAGGGTGACGTGGTGAGGAAGAGCATGTCCCATCAGGCGGCCATCGCCTCTCAGAGGTTCGAGGGCTCGGCCGCCTCGGAGAGCGCTCTGGAGCAGGCTGCGAGGGAGGAGAGCGGGTAG